The genomic segment CGTGTCGACGACGCAGTGGCCCGATGTCGGGCAACCCTGCAAGCCTAGCAGAGCACCACACGCCGACCCTGAGCGTGGGGCGGGCGGCGCGTTCTCCGGTGGATCAGGCGTGCAGCGCCTCGTTCAGCGTCACGCCGACGCCCGCGCGCTGCTTCGCCTCGATCGCCCCGGTGACGGAGTTCCGCCAGAAGAGCAGACCGTCCGCTCCGCTCAGCTCCGCCGCCTTCACGACGGGCCGGCCGCCGTCTGCGGTGCGGGGGCCGTCGACGAGGACGACCTTCGATCCCGCTGTGATGTAGACACCGGCCTCGAGGATGCAGTCGTCGCCCAGGGCGATGCCGAGGCCGGAGTTCGCGCCGAGCAGCGTGCGCTCGCCGATCGAGACCCGCACCGTCCCGCCGCCCGAGAGCGTGCCCATGATCGAGGCGCCACCGCCGATGTCGCTGCCGGCGCCCACCACGACGCCCTGGGAGATGCGACCTTCGACCATCGAGGCACCGAGGGTGCCGGCGTTGAAGTTGACGAAGCCCTCATGCATCACCGTGGTGCCGGGGGAGAGGTGCGCCCCGAGGCGCACGCGCGCAGCATCCGCGATGCGGACACCGGCGGGCTGGACGTAGTCGGTGAGACGGGGGAACTTGTCCAGGCCCTGCACCTGGATGCCGTGCCGGCGCAGGTGCGGCTGCAGCCGCGCCGCGTCATCCGGGTGCATCGGGCCGGCGTTGGTCCACGCGACGTTGGGGAGGTGGCCGAAGATGCCGTCGAGATTCAGCGCGTTCGGCCGCACGATCAGGTGCGAGAGCGCGTGCAGACGGAGGTAGGCGTCCGCGGTCGAGGCCGGTGCCTCGTCGAGGTCGATCTGCAGGCTGATCGCCTTGATCGTCACGTTGCGGCGGTCGTCGCCGCCGGTGAGATCCGACAGGGAATCCGTGGTCTCGCCCTCGGGGATCGGGCCGTCGAACACGCGCGGGTACCACGCGTCGAGCACGGTTCCGTCGCTCGCGATCGTCGTGAGGCCGACACCGGACACCGTGCGCGCGTTGTTCATGCCTCAACGCTATCGAATCCTGCGTGCCGTCCGACGCCGTGAGACATCACAAGGGGCAGTGGCGAGTGCGAGGTCATAGGCTGGACGCATGCTGCTCGATCCGACCGTGTCCGCCGTGGAACTCACCCGTGCGATCTGCGACATTCCGAGTGTCTCCGGTGACGAGAACGCGCTCGCCGATGCGATCGAAGCCGTCGTCGCCCCGCTCCCGCATCTCGAGGTCATCCGGCACGGGAACACGGTCGTCGCCAGGACGAACCTCGGCAGGGCGCAGCGCGTCGTCATCGCCGGCCACATCGACACCGTCCCGATCAACGACAACGTCCCGACCAGATTCGTCGACATCGACGGCGTCGCGCACCTGTGGGGACGAGGCACCGTCGACATGAAGGGCGGTGTGGCCGTGCAGCTCAAGCTCGCGGTCGAACTCGTCGGCCCAGCGGTGGACATCACCTGGATGTGGTACGACAACGAGGAGGTCGCGGCATCCCTCAACGGCCTCCGCCTGCTCTCGATCGATCGCCCCGATCTCTTCGCCGCGGACTTCGCGATCCTCGGAGAGCCGTCGGACGGTCAGGTGGAGGGCGGCTGCAACGGCACCCTGCGTGCGATCGTCCGCACCCATGGCGTACGCGCGCACAGCGCGCGGGCGTGGATCGGCGAGAACGCGATCCACGCGGCCGCACCGATCCTCCGCCGCCTCGCCGAGTACCGCGCCAAAGAGGTGCACGTGGAGGGGCTCGCGTACCGCGAGAGCATGAGCGCTGTGCGCATCTCCGGTGGGGTCGCCGGCAACGTCATCCCGGATCTGTGCGAGGTCGAGGTCAACTACCGCTTCGCTCCCAACAAGGATGCAGCGGCCGCCGAGACGCATCTGCGCGGTGTCCTCGAGGGCTTCGACGTCGAGATCACCGATGCCGCAGACGGGGCGCGCCCCGGGCTCGATGCCCCGATCGCGCAACAGTTCGTCGCCGCGGTGGGCGCCGTCCCGCGGCCCAAGTACGGCTGGACGGATGTCGCGCGGTTCAGTGCTCTCGGCATCCCCGCGGTGAACTACGGACCCGGTGACCCCCACCTCGCACACCACGATGAGGAGCGCGTCCCGCTCGCGCAGATCGAGGCCGTCGAGCAGGGTCTGCGGGCGTGGCTCACCGCGCAGTGATCCGCGCGGCGCGCCACCTGGCGCGCACTCCGCTGCTCGTGCGGATCGCCTTCGTCTATCTCAGCGCCCGGGTGGTCACCACGGTGTTCCTCCTGCTCGCCGCCGAGCGGTCGGGGCCGGGTTCCCGGTTCGGCGCGGATGCGACCATTGGGAGCTTCGTGGTCGGTTGGGACGCCCAGTGGTACTGGCTGGTCGCGTGGGAGGGGTATCCGTCTGTCCTGCCGCTGACACCGTCGGGGGCCGTCGCCGAGAACGCCTGGGCGTTCATGCCGGTCTACGCGTACGCCGCGCAGATCGTCGGACTCCCGTTCGGCTCGTGGGGTGGCGGGGCGCTGCTGATCTCGCTGGCCGCCGGATACCTCGCCTGCGTGGCGCTCCACCGGCTGCTGCGGGGGCGCATCGGGACATCGGCGGCGATGTGGGCCGTGGTCTTCTTCGCCTGGGGTCCGCTGGCCGCACTGTTCCAGGTGGGGTACGCGGAGACGCTGTTCCTCCTGCTCCTGCTGGTCGCGCTCGATCTCGTCGCGCGCCGCCGATACGGCTGGCTGTACCTCCTCATCCCCGTGATGGCCTTCACGCGGCCCGGAGTGCTCGCCTTCTCTCTGTACCTCGCTCTGTACGGGATCATGCGCTGGGCCGGACGGTGCCGGGATCCGCTGCCCGGCCGCGAGATCGTCCACATCGTCGCGCTCGGACTCCTCGCGGCCGCGACCGGTCTCTCATGGCAGGTCATCGCCGGGATCGTCACGGGCGATCCCGGTGCGTATCTCGCGACGGAACTCGCCTGGCGTCGGAACTGGGGCGTCGCGGACGGGCCGTTCATCCCGTTCGAGGGGTGGGTGCAGGCGTCGCAGTTCTGGTTCGGGCACTGGGGGATGCCGCCCTCGTGGGGGCCCGTCGCCCTCGGCCTCCTCGTGCTCGCGGCTGCGGCGGCACTGTTCGCGGCTCCCGTGCGGCGCCTCGGTGCCGACCTGCGGTTGTGGAGTGCGAGCTACCTGCTGTACCTGCTGGCGGTGTTCTTCCCCCAGTCGAGCACGTTCCGGCTCCTGCTTCCGCTGGCGCCGCTGACCGGTGCGCTCGCCGTGCCGCGGTCCCGGTGGTACCGCCTCGCCGTCCTGCTGGTGTGCGTGGCGGGGCAGTGGATGTGGATCGACCAGATGTACGCCCAGGGGAGCAGCTTCTGGCAGGTGCCGTGACCGGCGACGAGGCCGTGTGGCCTGGCGGCGACCGGGGCGGAAGTCTACCGATAAACTTGATGCATACCACCGAGGGAAAGGGAGCCACGATGGCAGCGATGAAGCCGAGGACCGGAGACGGGCCGATGGAGGCCGTGAAGGAGGGACGACTCATCATCGTGCGGGTTCCGCTCGAAGGCGGCGGTCGTCTCGTCGTCTCAGTCAACGATGAAGAGGCGAAGGAACTGCACGACGTGCTTTCCGGCGTCGTGAGCTGACGCTCCGACATCACGGGCGGTGGATCCTCGGATCCGCCGCCCTTCGTCGTCTCCGGAGGCCGCAACCGTCCTCGTCGTGCGCGGTCCGCTCAGTCGGTGCGGACGCTGACGAGCTGCAGGAGCCCCTCGCCCGCAGTGGAGATCGCGGCGAGCACGGCCGGCGACTCCTGCGTCTCTTGGATCAGCGACCGGTAGGCGCGGGTCACGTCATCCCGCTGGACGGGATCAGCCGCCTTGCCGCCGGCGAGGACACGGGGCACGGCGACGACGCCGCCGGTGCGCACCAGACGGAGGCCGTGCTCGACGTACTCGATCACGTTCTCCGGGTCGGCATCCACGAGCACGATGTCGTAGGCGCTCTCGTTCATGCGGGGGAGCACGTCCGCTGCGCGTCCGGTGATGAAACGTGCACGCGTGGAGGGCACCTTCGCCTCGGCGAAGCTGCGCCGAGCGGCGGCGAGGTGCTCCGGCTCGTTGTCGATCGAGGTGAGCACCGCCTGCGGGGCTCCGCGCAGCATCCACAGGCCGGAGACGCCGGTTCCCGTGCCGATCTCGACGATCGACCGCGCTGCGGTCGTCGCGGCGAGCACCGCGAGTTGCGCCCCCACCGCGGCGCTCACCGAGGACACCCCCAGCTCGCGTGCGTGCGTGCGTGCACGCGCGATCGCCGTCGGTTCGATGACCGCCTCGCGGATGTACCGTGCGTTCGCGTCGTTCTCGCTCATGTCTTCTCCTCGACCTGCCGTCTCCAGGGTATTGCGCTGTCACGGTCATCGCTCGCAGGCGCGGCGGGTAGCCTGTGTACATGGATTTCGGCCTGACCTTCGAGAAGCTGCTTCTCATCGGAGTGATCGCTGCGATCATCATCGGTCCGGAGCGTCTGCCGAAGGCGGCCGAGAGCTTCGCGCGGTTCGTGCGCAAGGCCGGCGAGTACCTTCGCGACACCAAGACGAGGATGCGCGACGAGCTCGGTCCGGAGATCGATGACGTCGACTGGCGCAAGCTCGATCCCCGTCAGTACGACCCGCGGCGGATCATCAGAGATGCCCTTCTGGAGGACGTCGCCGCCGCGACGACCACCGCCACCGCCACGAAGGCCGCTCAGACACCCGCCGACGTGCCGACGGTGCCGACCGACGGCCCGTCGAGGCGTCCGCCTCGGCTGCGGCCGGAGTTCACCCGCGACTCCCCGCCGCCGTTCGACCTCGAGGCGACCTGAGCCCGGTCAGATCTTCGCCTTCAGCACGGCGACATCGGCGTCGCTGAGCAACGCGCGGGGGATCGCCGTGACGGCGGACGAGCCGACCAGCTGCAGGACGGCGGCGTGCTTGCCGACGCGCACGGACCGGAACGTCGAGTACGCCATGTCGGAGACGCCGCGGGTGGAGACGAGCTTCACCGACTTCTCGCCCACTTCCACGCGCATCGAGGTCCCCGCCGGCATCGCTGTGCTGATCGCCCGTCGGACGGATGCGCGCGTGAAGACGACGGACGCGACCGCGAGTGCGGCGATGGCGAGCATCGTGATCGTCAGCGTGCTGCTGCGTTCCTCGTCGGCCGTACCGATCAGGGTGAGGACGACCACGTTGACGGCGAACGCCGCGACAAGGGTCGTGTACGCGATCACCGCCAGGGGTCGCGTGAGCGTGTAGATGAGGACATCCCACGAGACGAGGCGGATCATCTCCGCGTCGACGGTGACGGGGCGGGAGGAAGGTTCAGGGGCCACCGGTCGAGTCTTTCACGACTCGTTCGCGTCATGACGCGCGACGGACATCGGCAATGGTCTGCCGGAGAGTCCGCGTCCGCGCCCGACGAGGCGGTCCGCCAGGGTGGTGATGGCGCGAGCGGCGGAGTCGTCTGGTTGTCCGACCACGACCGGGATGCCGGCGTCCCCGCCCGCACGCAGCGCGGGACTCAGCGGAACGGATGCCAGAAGCGGGACCTCGTCGTTCGCCTGCGAGAGCGCGGCGGCGACCTCGGTCCCTCCGCCGGAACCGAACAGGTCCATGGTCGTGCCGTCGGGGAGAGTGAACGCCGCCATGTTCTCGACGACGCCGATGACCCGCTGGCCGGTCTGGCGGGCGACCAGTCCACTGCGGATGGCGACGTCGGATGCCGCGGACTGCGGCGTGGTCACCACGATCACCTCGGCGTGCGGAAGGATCTGACCGATCGAGATCGCGATGTCCCCGGTGCCGGGAGGCATGTCGATGAGGAGGACGTCGAGGTCCCCGAAGAACACATCCGTGAGGAACTGCTGGACGGTCCTGTGCAGCATCGGCCCGCGCCAGGCGACGACCGCCTCACTGTCGCGCAGGAACATCCCGATCGAGATCGTCTTCACTCCGTGTGCGACCGGCGGCAGCATGAGGTCGTCGATCCGTGTGGGCTGCGTTCCTGCGGGGATGCCGAGCAGCCCCGGGATCGAGAACCCGTGCACATCGGCGTCGACGAGTCCGACCGCCAGTCCCCGCGACGCGAGGGAGACGGCGAGATTCGCCGTGAGCGTCGACTTGCCCACTCCGCCCTTGCCGCTGGAGACGAGGATCACCCTGGTGAGCGAGTCGGGACCGAACGGCATCTGCCGTGCCGGGCGTCCGTCCCGCAGCTTCTCGGTGAGCGCGCGGCGCTCGGCCGGCGTCATCACCCCGACATCGACGGAGACGTCATCGATGCCCGCCACGGATGCCGCGGCGCGGCGCACGTCGCTCTCGATCCGGTTGGCTGCGGGGCATCCGACGATCGTCAGCGCGATCCCCACTGATGCCGCGCCGCCGTCGACGGAGATCTCGCGCACCATGTCGAGCTCGCCGATCGGGCGGCGCAGCTCAGGGTCCGTCACCGAGGCGACGGCCTGGCGGACGCGATCGACGAGGCTCACGGTCGTGGGAGGCGCGGCCGGGTCGGGATCGGCCCCGTCCGGGTATCCGTGGCGTCCCCGTCCTGGTCGTCGTCCAGGTCGGCCAGCAGGGCCCGCAGCTCCTGCCGCAGCACGTCACGCGTCACCGCCTGGGCATTGCGCTCCTCCAGGGACATGCGCAGTGCGACGATCTCCCTCGCCAGGTACTCGGTGTCGGCGAGGTTGCGCTCGGCGCGCTGACGATCCTGCTCGATCTGCACCCGGTCCCGGTCGTCCTGCCGGTTCTGTGCGAGCAGGATGAGCGGGGCGGCGTAGGACGCCTGGAGGGAGAGGATGAGGGTCAGCGCGGTGAAGCCGAGCGCTGCGGAGTCGAAGCGCCACCAGCCGTTCGCCTCGGCGAGCACCGTGTAGAACATCCACAGCGCGCAGAACAGGGTGAGAAGCGCCAGGAAGATGGGCGTTCCCATGGCGCGCGCCACCCACTCGGTGAAGCGGCCGAACCGATCGCGGGACTGCGGCGTCCGAGGGCGCGTCGTTCCGCGTCCGAGCGGAGCATCCAGGCCTGAGCGGTCGTTGCGGGCCATCATCGTGCACCTCCCTGGGTGAGGGAGTCGTCGGCGTCATGGGTGCGCCAGTCGTCGGGCAGCAGGTAGTCGAGGACGTCGTCGATGCTCACCACTCCGACCAGGCGCCCGGCCGCGTCGACAACGGGGAGCGACACGAGGTCGTAGCTGGCGAGCAGACGGGCGGTCTCTGCGGCGGATGCCGATACCGAGATCGGCTCCATCGTCTCGTCCACGATCGCGCCGAGGCGCTCGTGCGGCGGGTAGCGCAGCATCCGCTGGAAATGCACCACGCCGAGGAGGCGACCGGTCGGGGTCTCGAAGGGCGGCAGGGTGACGAAGACCGCGGCGGCGAGGGCCGGATGCATCTCGTGCCGACGGATCAGCGCGAGCGCCTCTGCCACGGTCGCGTCGGCGGACAGGATGATCGGCTCGGTCGTCATGAGACCACCGGCGGTGTCGGGGGCGTAGCTGAGCAGCGTGCGGACGTCCTCCGCCTCCTCCGGCTCCATGAGGTCAAGGAGCTGTTCGAGTCGCTTCTTCGGCAACTGGGCGAGGAGGTCGGCTGCGTCGTCCGGCTCCATGTGGTCGAGGATGTCGGCGGCGCGTTCGTCGCCGAGGCCGTCGAGGATGTGGACCTGATCCTCCTCCGGCATCTCCTCGAGCGCGTCGGCGAGCCGGTCGTCGGAGAGCTCCTCCGCGACCTCGATCAGGCGCTGCTGGGGAAGGTCCAGGAGTGTCGTCGCCAGGTCGGCGGCGTGCAACTCCGAGTACGACGCGACGAGCTGCTCGGCGGATTGCGATTCACCGGGCGCGCGCTTCTCGACGACCTCGTTCCACACGGCGAACGTCGTCGGACCCTTCGCGAAGGGCGAGGCGCTCGTCTTGGGCTTGCGGAGGAAGAGCTGACTGACGTCCCAGTCGCCCAGCCGGTTCGGCTCGATCGCGACGTCCTCGATGACCGCACTGCCGCTCCCGTCGGCGAGCTCGACCCTGCGGCCGAGCAGCTCCGAGAGGACGCGGACCTCGCCGGGGCGGGGCTGGAAGCGGCGCACGTTGATGAGCCCGGTCGTGAGCACCTGGCCGGCGCGGATCGAGGTCACACGGCCGATCGACATGAACACATGGCGGCGGCCGGGGATCTCCACCACGAGACCGATCACGCGGGGCGAGGCCGTACTTCGATACACGACGACGACATCCCGGACCTTGCCGAGCCGGTCGCCGACGGGATCGAAGACGGCGCAACCTGCCAGGCGCGCGACGAATACCCGTTGTGTGCTCACGCTCCCAGCGTAGTCCGCGGGGCCGCCGTCTCGGGCTGCGGGCGGGCCCGCATGGAACAATGGAGGCATGAGCATGTTGAACCGTCCGGCCACGGGCGCGCCCGTCGGTGAGACCGTCACGACGGTCCGTGATTACGAGGCCGCGCAGAAGGCGGTCTCGACGCTGATCTCCGCCGAGGTCCCCGCCCGCGACATCGCGATCGTCGGCCAGGGCGTGCGCACGATCGAGCGGGTCACCGGGCGCCTCGGCTATGCGGCGGCGGCCCGTTCCGGAGCGATCAACGGCGTGCTCATCGGGCTGCTCCTCTCGGCGATCCTCGTCATCGGGAACCCCGACGCACCCATCCAGCTCTTCGTCGGTTTCGTGTTCATCGGCGTCGCGCTCGGCATGATCCTCAGCCTCGTGACGTACGCGATCGTCCGCCGCCGCCGTGACTTCGCCAGCGTCACGCAACTGGCCGCCGACCACTACGACGTCACCGTCATGGCCGCATCCTTGGCCAAGGCCCGCGACGCACTGGGCGTCTCGGCGCGCACCAAGGTCGTGCGCCCTCCGGCCGACCTCACCGAACCGCCGCGCTACGGCGAGCGGATCGCTCCGGGGACCGACCCGGCAGCGCAGACCCCTGCGGGTCACATGATCCCGCCGCGCCCCGCCGCACCGGGCCCCCAGTACGGCGAGCGGGTGGGGCAGGACGCGCCGACGGCACCGGCCGAGGACGCAGGCGACGCAGACGCCGCCGAGGCGGAACCGCGCGACGACGACACGCGTCCCTGACCGTACTCAGCCTGACGCGCGCCGAGGAGACACCATGAGCACGCAGACGCCGTACACCGCCGCACCGCAGGCCTACGCGCAGCATCCGGCAGTCGGGACGCACGCTCTGCCGCCCCGTCTCTCGGGCGGAGCGGAGACGCGCGGGGGACACGCACTGCCGCCGCACCCGGCGCCGCACCCGATGCAGGGCCGGGCCGCGCAGAGTCCTCAGCCGCCATACGGGTCGTCCGCGACGCCCCCCACCGGCACGCTCTCCTGGGCGCTCGGGTTCTTCGTCCTCGTGCCCGTGCCGTTCCTCAACGGCACGATCGCCGGTGCAGCCATGGCGTTGTCGTACGGTGCGTCCGCCAAGCGCGGGGCCCTCGCGAAGGAGAATGGCCGTCATGCGGCGAACTGGGGCCTGACGTACTTCTGCCTTTCGTGGGCACTGTTCCTGGCGTACTTCTTCCGGAACATCTGGGCGGTGCCCGGTGACGACGCAAGCGGCCTCCTCTCCGCCGCTGTTCCGTTCGGACTGACGGTGGTGCTGGCGCTCACGCACATCGTCATCGTGGTCGTCGGGACGGTCCGGTCGTACGGCGGTCGAGTGATGCGGGTGCCGTTCGCGATCCCGTTCGTGCGCGCATGACCCTCACGGTCGCACTCCCGCGAGGAGCAGTCGAGGTCACCACGGCGTGGACACCCGGTGACGGGCGCGGCGCGGTGATCGTCGCGCACGGCGCAGGTGCGGGGATGGAACACCCCTTCCTGGTCGGCTTCACCGAGGCGCTGAACACCGTCGGATTCTCGACGCTGCGGTTCAACTTCCCCTACCGCGAGCAGGGGAGGCGGATGCCGGGGCCGGCAGCGCACGCGATCGCGACGTGGCATGCCGCCGTCGCCCATGTCCG from the Microbacterium ginsengiterrae genome contains:
- the dapD gene encoding 2,3,4,5-tetrahydropyridine-2,6-dicarboxylate N-succinyltransferase; protein product: MNNARTVSGVGLTTIASDGTVLDAWYPRVFDGPIPEGETTDSLSDLTGGDDRRNVTIKAISLQIDLDEAPASTADAYLRLHALSHLIVRPNALNLDGIFGHLPNVAWTNAGPMHPDDAARLQPHLRRHGIQVQGLDKFPRLTDYVQPAGVRIADAARVRLGAHLSPGTTVMHEGFVNFNAGTLGASMVEGRISQGVVVGAGSDIGGGASIMGTLSGGGTVRVSIGERTLLGANSGLGIALGDDCILEAGVYITAGSKVVLVDGPRTADGGRPVVKAAELSGADGLLFWRNSVTGAIEAKQRAGVGVTLNEALHA
- the dapE gene encoding succinyl-diaminopimelate desuccinylase, translated to MLLDPTVSAVELTRAICDIPSVSGDENALADAIEAVVAPLPHLEVIRHGNTVVARTNLGRAQRVVIAGHIDTVPINDNVPTRFVDIDGVAHLWGRGTVDMKGGVAVQLKLAVELVGPAVDITWMWYDNEEVAASLNGLRLLSIDRPDLFAADFAILGEPSDGQVEGGCNGTLRAIVRTHGVRAHSARAWIGENAIHAAAPILRRLAEYRAKEVHVEGLAYRESMSAVRISGGVAGNVIPDLCEVEVNYRFAPNKDAAAAETHLRGVLEGFDVEITDAADGARPGLDAPIAQQFVAAVGAVPRPKYGWTDVARFSALGIPAVNYGPGDPHLAHHDEERVPLAQIEAVEQGLRAWLTAQ
- a CDS encoding DUF3117 domain-containing protein gives rise to the protein MAAMKPRTGDGPMEAVKEGRLIIVRVPLEGGGRLVVSVNDEEAKELHDVLSGVVS
- a CDS encoding O-methyltransferase, encoding MSENDANARYIREAVIEPTAIARARTHARELGVSSVSAAVGAQLAVLAATTAARSIVEIGTGTGVSGLWMLRGAPQAVLTSIDNEPEHLAAARRSFAEAKVPSTRARFITGRAADVLPRMNESAYDIVLVDADPENVIEYVEHGLRLVRTGGVVAVPRVLAGGKAADPVQRDDVTRAYRSLIQETQESPAVLAAISTAGEGLLQLVSVRTD
- a CDS encoding Sec-independent protein translocase TatB, giving the protein MDFGLTFEKLLLIGVIAAIIIGPERLPKAAESFARFVRKAGEYLRDTKTRMRDELGPEIDDVDWRKLDPRQYDPRRIIRDALLEDVAAATTTATATKAAQTPADVPTVPTDGPSRRPPRLRPEFTRDSPPPFDLEAT
- a CDS encoding P-loop NTPase encodes the protein MSLVDRVRQAVASVTDPELRRPIGELDMVREISVDGGAASVGIALTIVGCPAANRIESDVRRAAASVAGIDDVSVDVGVMTPAERRALTEKLRDGRPARQMPFGPDSLTRVILVSSGKGGVGKSTLTANLAVSLASRGLAVGLVDADVHGFSIPGLLGIPAGTQPTRIDDLMLPPVAHGVKTISIGMFLRDSEAVVAWRGPMLHRTVQQFLTDVFFGDLDVLLIDMPPGTGDIAISIGQILPHAEVIVVTTPQSAASDVAIRSGLVARQTGQRVIGVVENMAAFTLPDGTTMDLFGSGGGTEVAAALSQANDEVPLLASVPLSPALRAGGDAGIPVVVGQPDDSAARAITTLADRLVGRGRGLSGRPLPMSVARHDANES
- a CDS encoding DUF1003 domain-containing protein, with product MARNDRSGLDAPLGRGTTRPRTPQSRDRFGRFTEWVARAMGTPIFLALLTLFCALWMFYTVLAEANGWWRFDSAALGFTALTLILSLQASYAAPLILLAQNRQDDRDRVQIEQDRQRAERNLADTEYLAREIVALRMSLEERNAQAVTRDVLRQELRALLADLDDDQDGDATDTRTGPIPTRPRLPRP
- a CDS encoding magnesium transporter MgtE N-terminal domain-containing protein, with the protein product MSTQRVFVARLAGCAVFDPVGDRLGKVRDVVVVYRSTASPRVIGLVVEIPGRRHVFMSIGRVTSIRAGQVLTTGLINVRRFQPRPGEVRVLSELLGRRVELADGSGSAVIEDVAIEPNRLGDWDVSQLFLRKPKTSASPFAKGPTTFAVWNEVVEKRAPGESQSAEQLVASYSELHAADLATTLLDLPQQRLIEVAEELSDDRLADALEEMPEEDQVHILDGLGDERAADILDHMEPDDAADLLAQLPKKRLEQLLDLMEPEEAEDVRTLLSYAPDTAGGLMTTEPIILSADATVAEALALIRRHEMHPALAAAVFVTLPPFETPTGRLLGVVHFQRMLRYPPHERLGAIVDETMEPISVSASAAETARLLASYDLVSLPVVDAAGRLVGVVSIDDVLDYLLPDDWRTHDADDSLTQGGAR
- a CDS encoding general stress protein, with product MSMLNRPATGAPVGETVTTVRDYEAAQKAVSTLISAEVPARDIAIVGQGVRTIERVTGRLGYAAAARSGAINGVLIGLLLSAILVIGNPDAPIQLFVGFVFIGVALGMILSLVTYAIVRRRRDFASVTQLAADHYDVTVMAASLAKARDALGVSARTKVVRPPADLTEPPRYGERIAPGTDPAAQTPAGHMIPPRPAAPGPQYGERVGQDAPTAPAEDAGDADAAEAEPRDDDTRP
- a CDS encoding DUF4870 domain-containing protein; protein product: MSTQTPYTAAPQAYAQHPAVGTHALPPRLSGGAETRGGHALPPHPAPHPMQGRAAQSPQPPYGSSATPPTGTLSWALGFFVLVPVPFLNGTIAGAAMALSYGASAKRGALAKENGRHAANWGLTYFCLSWALFLAYFFRNIWAVPGDDASGLLSAAVPFGLTVVLALTHIVIVVVGTVRSYGGRVMRVPFAIPFVRA